The Syngnathus scovelli strain Florida chromosome 13, RoL_Ssco_1.2, whole genome shotgun sequence genome has a window encoding:
- the si:ch73-234b20.5 gene encoding vesicle-associated membrane protein 8 — translation MADPNVPSSGSTSKLEHVQGQVNEVKVILKDNIDKVLERGDRLDDLIGKTGDLQASADSFQRTSARVARKYWWKNIKMLIIIGAIVVIIFVLIILAATNVI, via the exons ATG GCTGACCCAAACGTCCCGTCATCCGGCTCCACATCCAAGCTGGAGCACGTGCAAGGGCAAGTGAACGAGGTAAAAGTCATCCTAAAGGACAACATCGACAAAGTGTTGGAGCGAGGAGACCGGTTGGACGACTTGATCGGCAAGACTGGGGACCTGCAGGCGTCG GCCGACTCGTTCCAAAGAACCTCCGCGCGGGTAGCCAGGAAGTATTGGTGGAAAAACATCAAAATGCTCATCATTATCGGCGCCATCGTGGTCATCATCTTCGTCCTCATCATACTCGCCGCGACCAACGTTATATAA
- the LOC125979995 gene encoding aryl hydrocarbon receptor-like produces MQGNVGVYAVKRRKKPIQKNAAPPPVKTNPSKRHRDRLNVELERLTGLLPFSEEVRNRLDKLSVLRLSVGYLKVKSYFHEQRRKCAPLRSPAGDGQSASLDGISFSEGELLLKSLNGFVLVVMGDGSIFYTSPTIQDFLGFHQSDVVQQSVFDLIHIDDREMFNCQLKLGVHFSETGEDAAPKNGSLGLMPPENFFFLERSFCCRLRCLLDNTSGFLALKFTGHLKYLREDSGPEGNPLLALFAIATPLQPPAVMEIRTRTLIFQTKHRMDFAPLAMDTRGKLVLGYSETELITPGSGYQFVHAADMMYCADNHLRMMKTGDSGFTVFRLLTKTGKWLWVQANARVVFKDGRPDFIVARQKPLTNEEGEEQLQQRRQQLPFNLATGEGVLYDLSLDAFAVPSAPDTKEPLRESPLDPSSILGSLHRQDHSLYFQDPPPQFEAFSRVDEPEPDQPLERVFSDSHALLSVPGQLEESSGSGGLTSHPMLHSLEQILGDLGEGGLDGLEVEQRELRDWENTLLRMNQNRDLDHILANDVFSFVEEALGIKTSGGERSLRASPDAQKPIEYGQEVLSGALFSAAGLSPSSHLGHCPVSDGSYHPEIPTRSCRFQTTWQPLPITSNIGLQGAPSNLSQQAAWPHPPLVDTTGLQFSGSCMYKHLANSGPRVPQGAPCTGLAHISDPNPGFDLPQAVGGAWPPAAATGQTQLSAFGDMPGAGAYLPEHPPENGALQSTFFCWKGQAQMPKVPLDSYAFPVQPPGSINLPRNTGP; encoded by the exons ATGCAGGGAAATGTCGGCGTCTACGCGGTGAAGAGGAGGAAAAAGCCCATTCAGAAGAA TGCCGCGCCCCCGCCCGTGAAGACCAACCCGTCCAAGCGGCACCGGGACCGCCTCAACGTGGAGTTGGAGCGCCTGACAGGCCTGCTGCCTTTCTCCGAGGAGGTCCGCAACCGCCTGGACAAGTTGTCGGTGCTGCGGCTCAGCGTGGGATATCTCAAAGTCAAGAGTTACTTCCACG AGCAGCGCAGGAAATGCGCGCCACTCCGTTCCCCCGCCGGCGACGGGCAGTCGGCATCGCTAGACGGTATCAGCTTCTCTGAGGGCGAGTTGCTTCTCAAG TCGCTCAACGGCTTTGTCTTGGTGGTGATGGGCGATGGCAGCATCTTCTACACGTCGCCTACCATCCAGGACTTCCTTGGCTTCCATCAG TCTGACGTGgtgcagcagagcgtctttgacCTCATCCATATCGACGACAGAGAAATGTTCAACTGCCAGCTGAAGCTCGGCGTCCACTTCAGCGAGACCGGAGAGGACGCCG CGCCCAAGAACGGCTCGCTCGGTCTCATGCCTCCGGAGAACTTCTTCTTCTTGGAGAGGAGCTTTTGCTGTCGCCTTCGCTGCCTCCTGGACAACACATCGGGATTCTTG GCTTTGAAATTTACCGGCCATCTGAAGTACCTACGGGAGGATAGCGGCCCCGAGGGGAACCCCTTGCTGGCCTTATTTGCCATCGCCACGCCCCTGCAGCCGCCGGCCGTCATGGAGATCCGCACCAGGACGCTCATTTTCCAGACCAAACACCGAATGGATTTCGCCCCCCTGGCCATGGACACTAG GGGCAAACTGGTGTTGGGTTACTCCGAGACGGAATTGATCACCCCGGGTTCCGGTTATCAGTTTGTGCACGCCGCCGACATGATGTACTGCGCCGATAACCACCTCAGGA TGATGAAAACGGGAGACAGCGGCTTCACTGTCTTCAGGCTGCTCACCAAGACGGGAAAGTGGTTGTGGGTGCAAGCCAACGCCCGGGTCGTCTTCAAAGACGGACGGCCCGACTTCATCGTCGCCCGCCAAAAGCCGCTGAC GAATGAAGAGGGGGAGGAACAGCTCCAGCAGAGAAGACAGCAACTGCCTTTCAACTTAGCCACGGGAGAAGGTGTCCTCTACGACCTTTCCCTGGATGCCTTCGCCGTCCCGAGCGCTCCTGACACCAAGGAGCCCCTGAGAGAAAGTCCCCTGGATCCCAGCTCCATCTTGGGATCCTTACACCGCCAAGACCACTCACTTTATTTCCAggatccccccccccaattcGAAGCCTTTTCCCGCGTAGACGAACCGGAACCGGATCAGCCTCTGGAGCGAGTCTTCTCGGACAGCCACGCGCTGCTCAGCGTTCCGGGTCAGCTGGAAGAGTCGTCCGGCTCCGGGGGATTGACCTCTCATCCCATGCTGCACTCGCTGGAGCAGATCCTGGGAGACTTGGGTGAAGGTGGACTGGACGGTCTGGAGGTCGAGCAGCGCGAGCTGAGGGACTGGGAGAACACGCTGCTCAGGATGAATCAAAACAGAGACTTGGATCACATCCTGGCCAACGACGTTTTCTCTTTTGTGGAGGAGGCTCTCGGGATAAAGACCTCAGGAGGGGAAAGATCTCTCCGGGCTTCCCCAGATGCTCAGAAGCCGATAGAGTATGGACAAGAAGTTCTTTCTGGCGCTTTGTTTTCCGCTGCGGGACTTTCTCccagctctcatctgggacactGTCCCGTGAGCGACGGTTCTTACCACCCCGAGATTCCCACCCGCTCCTGCCGCTTTCAAACAACTTGGCAACCTTTACCGATAACCTCCAACATCGGCCTACAGGGGGCGCCCTCGAATCTTTCCCAACAAGCCGCGTGGCCTCATCCCCCCCTCGTGGACACCACTGGCCTGCAGTTCTCCGGCAGCTGCATGTACAAACACCTCGCAAACTCCGGGCCTCGTGTCCCCCAGGGGGCGCCGTGTACGGGACTGGCCCACATCAGTGATCCAAACCCAGGCTTCGACCTGCCGCAAGCGGTCGGAGGAGCCTGGCCCCCGGCCGCAGCCACCGGCCAGACGCAGCTTTCCGCTTTCGGCGACATGCCCGGGGCAGGAGCGTACCTACCGGAACATCCCCCTGAAAACGGAGCTTTGCAGTCCACCTTCTTCTGCTGGAAAGGTCAAGCTCAG ATGCCCAAAGTTCCCCTGGACTCGTACGCCTTCCCGGTGCAACCCCCCGGGAGTATCAACCTGCCCCGAAACACCGGCCCCTAG